The following coding sequences lie in one Myxococcales bacterium genomic window:
- a CDS encoding MBL fold metallo-hydrolase: protein MIFRQLFDADSWTYTYLLVDDATGEALIIDPVREQVSRDLTLISELGATLKFVLDTHVHADHITGAGALSERTGAVTVASEEGATCVQRPIAHGDELFIGQLQIKALGTPGHTADSLSYYLPGHVFTGDALLIRGTGRTDFQNGNSEQLYQSITKVLFDLPDETRVWPGHDYRGLTVSTIGEEKRFNPRVSGKSKEEFVSIMADLKLAAPKHIQVAVPANLACGRDTNGPVA from the coding sequence ATGATTTTTCGACAACTCTTCGACGCAGACAGCTGGACATACACGTACCTCTTGGTCGATGACGCCACCGGCGAGGCTCTGATCATTGATCCGGTTCGCGAGCAAGTCAGTCGAGACCTGACCTTAATAAGTGAGCTTGGCGCCACACTGAAGTTTGTCTTGGATACGCACGTGCATGCCGATCACATCACCGGTGCCGGTGCTCTCAGCGAGCGCACTGGCGCTGTGACCGTCGCGTCAGAGGAGGGCGCAACCTGCGTACAGCGTCCCATCGCACATGGGGATGAGCTCTTTATTGGTCAGTTGCAAATCAAGGCGCTAGGAACCCCGGGGCATACGGCGGACAGTTTAAGCTACTACTTGCCGGGGCATGTGTTTACAGGCGATGCGCTGCTCATCCGCGGTACTGGCCGCACAGATTTTCAAAACGGAAACTCCGAGCAGCTCTACCAGTCAATCACGAAGGTGCTGTTCGACCTGCCCGATGAGACCCGCGTATGGCCCGGACATGATTACCGAGGGCTTACCGTGAGCACCATAGGCGAAGAAAAACGATTCAATCCTCGGGTTTCCGGCAAGTCCAAGGAGGAATTCGTAAGCATCATGGCAGATCTCAAACTTGCAGCACCCAAACACATCCAAGTCGCGGTGCCTGCCAACCTCGCTTGTGGACGAGATACTAACGGCCCGGTCGCCTAG
- a CDS encoding sulfite exporter TauE/SafE family protein, whose translation MPAGPILYLVLLLSAALGFSLGAFGGGGTLLAVPMLMYVAGMDAKNAIGTSLLIVGLTSLVAAGMYWRAGRVELRAVLMLGLSGALGAVLGAQVTSWVSDFVLTVLFATLMLLVSLRMLFSRDSKRTEKHAQARRRPMVLLSVGTAIGFLTGFLGVGGGFLLVPALAILVNLPMKQAVGTSLAIVTLNSTLGFFGHMAELSVNLWSAASLALPAAVGALVGQRLAHRWSEQRIRTGFAVLSMLVAIGMLAKELS comes from the coding sequence ATGCCAGCTGGGCCGATTTTGTACCTAGTGCTGCTTCTAAGCGCAGCTCTCGGCTTTTCGCTTGGTGCATTTGGTGGCGGAGGCACGCTGTTGGCTGTCCCTATGCTCATGTACGTCGCGGGCATGGATGCGAAAAACGCCATTGGGACATCCTTGCTCATTGTGGGCCTTACCAGCCTTGTGGCGGCGGGCATGTACTGGCGCGCTGGACGTGTCGAACTGCGAGCCGTTCTTATGTTGGGGCTGAGCGGTGCTCTTGGAGCGGTGCTTGGCGCACAGGTGACCTCGTGGGTCAGTGATTTCGTACTCACGGTGCTTTTTGCAACGCTTATGCTTCTCGTAAGTCTTCGCATGCTTTTTTCGAGAGATTCCAAACGCACAGAAAAGCATGCCCAAGCCCGGCGCCGACCTATGGTCTTGCTGAGCGTGGGAACAGCCATTGGGTTTTTGACTGGATTTTTAGGCGTGGGAGGCGGGTTTCTGCTTGTTCCCGCCCTGGCTATCTTAGTAAATCTCCCCATGAAGCAAGCGGTAGGGACTTCGTTGGCCATAGTGACTCTAAATTCGACGCTTGGCTTTTTCGGGCATATGGCGGAGCTCAGCGTCAATCTCTGGTCAGCCGCGTCTCTTGCTCTGCCCGCTGCGGTAGGGGCATTGGTAGGCCAACGGCTCGCTCATCGGTGGTCCGAACAACGTATCCGCACGGGTTTTGCGGTACTCAGCATGCTAGTCGCCATAGGTATGCTCGCAAAAGAGCTGAGTTAA
- a CDS encoding PH domain-containing protein, whose amino-acid sequence MSVNEETRVWSGTSSQKLNLGTYVLCGLLSPLVIPIFIALWKFLLIKNTRYELTTQRLKLHHGVLSKFTDDIELYRVKDTRLERPFSLRVLGLGNVIIATSDASNPVIVMRGLVDAEGVREKIRLHAEQTRDAKGVREIDFSDLPIGSRH is encoded by the coding sequence ATGTCGGTCAATGAAGAAACACGCGTATGGTCGGGAACATCTTCTCAGAAACTCAATCTGGGGACGTACGTCCTATGCGGTCTGTTATCTCCTCTGGTAATTCCGATTTTCATTGCGCTCTGGAAGTTTTTGCTCATCAAGAACACACGATACGAGCTCACGACGCAGCGGCTTAAGCTGCACCACGGGGTCTTGTCGAAGTTTACCGACGACATTGAGCTATATCGCGTCAAGGATACTCGGCTTGAACGACCGTTTTCGTTGCGCGTCTTGGGATTGGGCAATGTTATCATCGCCACTTCGGATGCAAGCAACCCGGTCATCGTGATGCGTGGATTGGTGGACGCCGAAGGAGTGCGTGAGAAGATACGTTTACACGCTGAACAAACCCGCGATGCCAAGGGCGTGCGAGAGATTGACTTTAGCGATCTGCCGATCGGCAGCCGCCATTAA
- the mscL gene encoding large conductance mechanosensitive channel protein MscL, producing MMKEFKEFAVKGNMVDMAVGIMIGAAFNGVVKSIVDDIIMPPLGLLTGNLDFSDKFFILKNGSPEAPYATLAQAKAAGAVVMSYGQLISQLVSFLIIAFVLFMIVRWINRLRKQPEAVPNAKLCPFCKSSIDVAASRCAFCTSDLKND from the coding sequence ATGATGAAAGAATTTAAGGAGTTTGCCGTCAAAGGCAATATGGTCGATATGGCTGTGGGTATCATGATTGGCGCCGCGTTTAACGGCGTAGTCAAGTCCATCGTCGACGACATTATTATGCCCCCGCTCGGCTTACTGACGGGCAACCTGGATTTTTCGGACAAGTTTTTCATTCTCAAAAATGGCAGCCCTGAGGCACCCTACGCCACACTCGCCCAGGCCAAAGCGGCGGGCGCGGTGGTGATGTCTTACGGCCAACTCATCAGTCAGCTGGTGAGCTTTCTGATCATCGCTTTTGTGCTATTTATGATTGTCCGCTGGATTAATCGTCTCCGCAAGCAGCCAGAGGCCGTGCCAAACGCCAAATTATGCCCGTTTTGCAAATCTAGCATCGATGTGGCTGCTTCCCGGTGCGCGTTTTGCACCTCGGATCTCAAGAACGACTGA
- a CDS encoding aldo/keto reductase — translation MSTPITLPQRALGKSAPSVSAIGLGGMPLSIKGRPPEEMGIRVIHTALDFGVTLIDTADAYCLDDSDTGHNERLIHKALASWHGDARTVTVATKGGLTRPQGEWVRDGRPSHLRAACERSLKSLGTESIALYQLHAPDPKVRFEDSVGELSRLQEEGKIQHIGLSNVSVAHIAIAQEIVTVVSVQNRCNPHDLRAVEEGVLGRCEADGITFLPWSPVGGGSGKTSLGEDPTLVSLGERYQATPYEVALSWLLAISPAMIPIPGASKEESIRSSVRALRLALSQEDVFELNQAFGFSRPEVTQSTI, via the coding sequence ATGTCAACACCAATAACTCTCCCCCAACGCGCACTTGGCAAAAGCGCCCCTAGTGTCTCTGCTATCGGTCTGGGCGGCATGCCGCTTTCTATTAAGGGGCGTCCCCCCGAGGAAATGGGCATTCGGGTGATTCATACCGCCCTCGACTTTGGTGTGACGTTGATAGATACAGCCGATGCCTACTGTCTGGATGATTCGGACACGGGACACAACGAGCGCTTGATCCACAAAGCCCTCGCGTCGTGGCATGGCGATGCGCGCACGGTGACTGTGGCGACAAAAGGCGGGCTCACGCGCCCTCAAGGCGAATGGGTGCGGGACGGTCGGCCCAGTCATTTGCGGGCCGCGTGCGAGCGCAGCCTAAAGTCGCTCGGAACCGAAAGCATTGCTCTCTATCAGTTGCATGCCCCAGACCCGAAGGTGCGGTTCGAAGACAGTGTGGGGGAGCTCTCGCGCCTACAAGAGGAAGGCAAAATTCAACACATCGGGTTGTCGAATGTCAGCGTTGCCCACATTGCGATTGCCCAGGAGATCGTCACGGTGGTGAGTGTGCAAAACCGATGTAATCCGCACGACCTGAGGGCCGTAGAGGAAGGGGTGCTTGGTCGGTGCGAAGCAGATGGGATCACGTTTTTACCCTGGAGTCCCGTCGGTGGCGGGTCCGGGAAAACGAGCCTGGGGGAAGACCCCACACTGGTGTCGCTCGGCGAGCGCTATCAGGCTACGCCCTACGAAGTAGCCCTAAGTTGGCTCTTGGCCATTTCCCCGGCCATGATCCCTATTCCTGGCGCCAGCAAAGAGGAAAGCATTCGTAGCAGTGTGCGCGCGCTTAGGCTCGCGCTGTCTCAGGAAGACGTGTTTGAGCTAAACCAGGCGTTTGGCTTTAGCCGTCCAGAGGTTACTCAAAGTACGATCTGA
- a CDS encoding PilZ domain-containing protein, with the protein MTMTTYTGAEKAAKARETLGGALAALQSDPEIPPDVLSVTANIASAVGALFEAERASSEIDGKGCAKHALSSLSQTLALLQDVKSQHHGIAIATESIAGAMTLLFPLTTAPTRYPGAISSPAESKAPSAKPPETNLSSPPAGSKAPSAKPPETNLSSPPAGSKAPSAKPPETNLSSPPAGSKAPSGKPPETNLSSPPAGSKSSGKPASVSPLTAGSRTNIEANIGAATETNFFVGFSGEIAEGGVFIATYMTLEKGTPLEMLLTLPGGFEMRLLGNVRFVRDPMDFSTSAEPGMGVTFESVTDEQRKLMLRFIAKRPPIFYDD; encoded by the coding sequence ATGACGATGACGACATATACGGGGGCCGAGAAGGCCGCAAAGGCCCGAGAGACCTTGGGTGGAGCGCTCGCCGCTTTACAAAGTGATCCAGAGATCCCCCCGGACGTCTTATCGGTGACGGCAAATATTGCCAGCGCCGTAGGTGCATTGTTCGAAGCGGAGCGGGCAAGCTCCGAGATCGATGGTAAGGGTTGCGCGAAACATGCGCTCTCATCCCTGAGTCAGACCCTCGCGCTCTTGCAGGATGTCAAAAGCCAACATCACGGTATTGCGATCGCCACGGAGTCCATTGCCGGCGCGATGACGCTTTTGTTCCCTCTGACGACCGCCCCCACTCGGTATCCGGGAGCGATATCCTCCCCCGCTGAGAGCAAGGCTCCTTCAGCGAAGCCTCCTGAGACCAACCTCTCTTCGCCACCTGCGGGGAGCAAGGCTCCTTCAGCGAAGCCTCCTGAGACCAACCTCTCTTCGCCACCTGCGGGGAGCAAGGCTCCTTCAGCGAAGCCTCCTGAGACCAACCTCTCTTCGCCACCTGCGGGGAGCAAGGCTCCTTCAGGGAAGCCTCCTGAGACCAACCTTTCTTCGCCACCTGCGGGCAGCAAGTCCTCAGGCAAGCCCGCGTCCGTTTCCCCCCTTACAGCCGGTTCGCGCACAAACATCGAGGCCAACATCGGCGCTGCTACCGAGACAAACTTTTTTGTCGGCTTCTCCGGGGAAATCGCCGAAGGAGGCGTCTTTATTGCCACCTATATGACGCTTGAAAAAGGGACTCCTCTTGAAATGCTGCTCACCTTGCCTGGCGGCTTTGAGATGCGCCTTCTAGGCAATGTGCGCTTTGTACGAGACCCCATGGATTTTAGTACCAGCGCCGAGCCCGGCATGGGCGTGACATTCGAATCGGTGACCGACGAGCAGCGGAAGCTCATGCTGCGTTTTATCGCCAAACGTCCGCCAATCTTTTACGACGACTAG
- a CDS encoding DUF393 domain-containing protein, whose translation MAPPPEETLIFDGECGFCTACVDWFRARSRKTVRVVPMQRINPEHFGLTLAQMEKEAWWISGAQNYAGHRAVSRALMACGAPWNIVGFVLDVIPFRWGAAIAYRWVARNRGRLPGVLPACQRNERERSD comes from the coding sequence ATGGCTCCCCCCCCCGAAGAAACACTGATATTTGACGGTGAGTGTGGGTTTTGTACCGCATGCGTGGACTGGTTTCGTGCGCGCAGTCGCAAGACTGTTCGCGTTGTGCCCATGCAACGCATCAACCCAGAGCACTTCGGTCTCACGCTCGCTCAAATGGAGAAAGAGGCCTGGTGGATCAGCGGCGCTCAGAACTACGCAGGGCACCGCGCGGTTTCAAGAGCGCTGATGGCATGTGGCGCCCCATGGAACATCGTGGGATTCGTGCTTGATGTCATCCCTTTCCGCTGGGGCGCTGCGATTGCCTACCGGTGGGTTGCGCGGAATCGAGGCCGCTTACCCGGCGTGTTACCCGCATGCCAGAGGAATGAGCGAGAGCGGTCAGACTGA
- a CDS encoding sigma-54-dependent Fis family transcriptional regulator, whose amino-acid sequence MTEGTITIVVVDDEASNRESLEKIFQREKFRVLLAENGQVALDLCRQHRVHVVLSDLMMPGMTGLDLIKALKTVSPDTETVMMTAYGTIETAVSAMREGAYDFVEKPLKRAQIVKTIRKAVERHALITENRLLKLQLSSLNNKAIIGSSPALRRALEVATQAAPSTASILILGQSGTGKELLARHIHQHSNRHGAFIAVNLSALPDSIVEAELFGYEPGAFTGAERRRDGRIAQADGGTLFLDEIGELAPQVQVKLLRVLQHREYEPLGGKTRQADFRLVTATNRDLYGEVTTGNFREDLYYRLNVIAITAPRLSDRKSDIPLLVDHFLDLYCRRNQKPEIVISKPALERLMGYNWPGNVRELENIVERLVVLSTGTRVDVEDLPPPISTVAPHQGDLVFTIGTPLQELETRAIRATLDHTGGDKQLAAQLLGISARTIYRKLETPE is encoded by the coding sequence ATGACCGAAGGGACCATCACCATCGTAGTCGTGGACGATGAAGCATCCAATCGAGAATCTCTTGAAAAGATTTTTCAGCGGGAAAAGTTTCGCGTGCTCTTGGCGGAAAACGGTCAAGTCGCATTAGACCTATGTCGACAGCATCGCGTGCACGTGGTGCTTTCCGATCTCATGATGCCGGGAATGACGGGGCTCGACTTGATTAAGGCACTCAAAACAGTGTCTCCGGATACCGAAACCGTGATGATGACGGCATATGGCACCATTGAAACGGCAGTTTCGGCGATGCGGGAAGGTGCCTATGATTTTGTCGAAAAACCTCTGAAGCGCGCTCAGATTGTCAAAACAATTCGCAAAGCTGTAGAGCGCCATGCCCTCATTACTGAGAACCGTTTGCTCAAGCTGCAGCTTTCCTCCCTTAACAACAAGGCCATTATTGGATCCTCCCCCGCCCTAAGACGTGCCCTCGAAGTCGCAACCCAAGCGGCGCCTTCTACCGCTTCCATCCTCATACTCGGTCAAAGCGGGACCGGAAAAGAGTTGCTAGCGCGCCACATTCACCAACACAGCAACCGACACGGCGCGTTCATCGCGGTCAACCTCTCGGCGCTGCCGGACAGCATCGTCGAAGCTGAGCTTTTTGGGTACGAACCCGGCGCATTCACGGGCGCTGAGCGCCGCAGGGACGGGCGAATCGCGCAAGCAGACGGAGGCACGTTGTTTTTGGATGAAATCGGTGAGCTCGCGCCGCAGGTCCAGGTAAAATTATTGCGGGTGCTGCAGCATCGAGAATATGAGCCCTTGGGCGGAAAGACCCGCCAAGCGGATTTCAGACTCGTAACCGCCACCAACCGTGACCTCTATGGAGAGGTGACAACAGGAAACTTCAGAGAAGATCTCTACTATCGACTCAACGTCATCGCGATCACTGCCCCTCGCTTAAGTGATCGCAAATCGGACATTCCGCTCTTGGTGGACCATTTCCTAGATCTGTATTGCCGCCGTAACCAAAAACCTGAGATTGTCATTTCAAAGCCTGCCTTGGAACGTCTGATGGGCTACAACTGGCCGGGCAATGTCCGCGAGCTGGAGAATATCGTTGAACGGTTGGTCGTCCTCAGCACAGGAACCAGGGTCGATGTCGAGGATTTGCCGCCTCCCATTTCGACTGTCGCTCCCCATCAGGGCGATTTGGTGTTCACCATCGGCACCCCACTTCAAGAACTTGAAACGCGGGCCATTCGTGCCACCCTGGATCATACCGGTGGTGATAAACAACTGGCAGCCCAACTGCTTGGAATCTCCGCCCGCACGATCTACCGTAAACTCGAAACCCCCGAATAA
- a CDS encoding NAD-dependent epimerase, translated as MDTVLVTGAAGFIGMHVCKALESVPVNVVGFDNLNSYYDVRLKEARLRQLASGKRFSFERGNLADAKRLLEVFERYQPNVVINLAAQAGVRYSLLNPHAYIESNVVGFANVLENCHRSAIKHLLFASSSSVYGANRKLPYSVKDNVDHPLSLYAATKKSNELLAHAYSHLYQLPVTGLRFFTVYGPWGRPDMAYYAFTQAILLGEPIQVFNQGKMRRDFTYIDDVVRAVVSLISKVPKPDLKWDAFHPEPETSSAPYRIYNLGNNQPVQLLGFIQELEAALGKKAEVVLMPMQAGDVEETHADIEALKREVEFAPSTPLRLGLPEFVRWYREYHRA; from the coding sequence ATGGACACAGTCTTAGTCACCGGCGCTGCCGGATTCATTGGAATGCATGTCTGTAAGGCCTTGGAGTCGGTGCCGGTCAATGTTGTTGGTTTTGATAACCTCAATTCTTACTACGACGTACGCCTAAAAGAAGCGCGGCTACGCCAATTGGCGAGTGGAAAGCGTTTCTCGTTTGAGCGAGGAAATCTCGCAGATGCCAAACGATTGCTCGAGGTTTTCGAACGCTACCAGCCGAATGTCGTTATAAATCTAGCGGCTCAGGCGGGGGTCAGATATTCATTGCTGAACCCTCACGCCTATATCGAGAGCAATGTGGTCGGATTCGCAAATGTGTTGGAGAACTGCCATCGTTCGGCTATCAAGCACTTGCTGTTTGCCTCTTCAAGCTCAGTATATGGCGCAAATCGCAAGCTGCCGTATTCAGTAAAGGATAATGTCGATCATCCATTGAGCTTGTATGCGGCCACGAAGAAATCCAATGAGCTACTGGCGCACGCATACAGCCATTTGTACCAACTGCCGGTAACTGGTCTGAGGTTCTTTACCGTGTACGGCCCTTGGGGACGTCCCGACATGGCATATTACGCCTTTACGCAGGCAATTCTGCTCGGGGAGCCGATTCAAGTGTTTAACCAGGGAAAAATGCGTCGAGATTTTACCTATATTGACGACGTAGTACGCGCAGTCGTTTCACTGATAAGCAAGGTGCCGAAGCCCGACCTCAAATGGGATGCGTTTCACCCGGAACCCGAAACGAGCAGCGCGCCTTATCGGATATACAATCTTGGGAATAACCAACCCGTGCAGTTGCTCGGCTTCATACAAGAACTCGAAGCAGCATTGGGGAAAAAGGCCGAGGTGGTGCTCATGCCGATGCAGGCGGGAGACGTCGAAGAAACCCATGCTGACATCGAGGCGCTAAAGCGGGAGGTGGAGTTTGCGCCTTCGACGCCCCTTCGCTTAGGATTGCCGGAGTTTGTGCGATGGTATCGCGAATATCACCGGGCATGA
- a CDS encoding MMPL family transporter: MSKLLEKLAYHQTKHSFRWLVLAVIMIALSWPFVSKLGLDTSWEALLPQDKPSVQDLKRVGKRLGGLSTLIPVIQSRDTEALKRFARDLVPRLNGLSKYGVHSVEWNLGQYEDFVLKHKFLYADLEDLKEIRDGLEERLIYEKLRKNPLYVDLTDEAPPDPEELIDRIEKKSKESKQKQARFAGGFYIHPEGHHLFIFLRTDISGGDAKTVKKLIAAVDAEVHHLNPKRYAPDLKVEYAGDLLRAGEEHDAIKQELLVAIILTVVLVLVAILVFFRRFRALPLLGGAMVVPILLTFAFAQIIVGNLNSSTAFLGSIIIGNGSNPNVIWLARYFEERRNGNGVFDSIKTTHLTSWKATLVASFAAAFAYGSLVITEFQGFRDFGIIGGIGMLLGWLGSMTILPVLTALYERMRPMPKESIPVAEQTTIYGTIFSKLAFAAPRAVVTTSLLLTAIGVTAIVVAIVRDPIEYNFRKLSSRREGASRAAELMKRVKETVGQAGAGNGIAMWIPNRSEVAETKARLEARRDNRNAPIGNVRSIDDLLPEHQPAKIALLGEIREQLLEIRSFATDEQKAKIDAHLPPESVQLLTEDALPAQSVRLFTERDGTRGRILFIEQDPDRNTWDGRYLVEWSNELRTVRMKDGSTPALAGRAPVFADILEAVWVDGPKAVTASFIITLCLVIFGFRARRERWLTMLSLLVGITWMAGTLALMGMKLNFLNFVAFPITFGTGVDYGVNLVKRFSAETKAGLTDMRAIRVAVKQSGGAVTLCSLTTMIGYSSLFTSANQALRSFGAAMTISEITCLLSAGIVLPAWIAMRGDKRPRVASKTNMRRSNHKHSTAH, encoded by the coding sequence ATGTCTAAGTTGCTCGAGAAACTCGCGTATCATCAAACTAAGCATTCATTCCGCTGGCTGGTGCTGGCAGTCATAATGATCGCCTTATCGTGGCCGTTTGTGTCGAAGTTGGGGCTCGACACCTCCTGGGAAGCCCTCCTTCCCCAAGACAAGCCGAGTGTGCAAGATCTAAAACGTGTCGGGAAGCGGCTTGGAGGGCTATCCACGCTAATCCCGGTCATTCAGTCAAGGGATACCGAAGCATTAAAGCGTTTTGCACGCGACCTGGTGCCCAGGCTCAACGGTCTATCGAAATATGGTGTGCACAGCGTGGAATGGAATTTGGGTCAGTACGAGGATTTCGTTCTAAAGCATAAATTTCTCTATGCCGACTTGGAGGATCTCAAGGAAATTCGCGACGGCCTCGAAGAACGTCTTATCTATGAAAAGCTCCGCAAAAATCCCCTCTATGTGGACCTCACCGATGAAGCGCCCCCCGATCCTGAAGAACTGATCGATCGCATCGAGAAGAAATCAAAGGAAAGTAAACAAAAGCAAGCTCGGTTTGCAGGCGGATTTTACATTCATCCCGAAGGACATCATCTCTTCATTTTCTTAAGAACAGACATCTCGGGCGGCGACGCCAAGACGGTGAAAAAGCTGATCGCAGCCGTGGATGCCGAAGTCCACCACCTGAACCCTAAGCGCTACGCGCCTGATCTTAAAGTCGAGTATGCAGGCGATTTGCTCCGCGCTGGAGAGGAACACGACGCAATTAAGCAAGAACTCCTGGTGGCAATCATTTTGACGGTTGTCCTGGTTCTGGTGGCGATTTTGGTTTTTTTTCGTCGATTCCGCGCGCTGCCCTTGCTTGGTGGCGCGATGGTTGTGCCTATCCTACTCACGTTTGCATTCGCACAAATTATCGTCGGTAACCTTAACTCGTCTACCGCATTCCTTGGAAGCATCATTATCGGCAACGGCAGCAACCCCAATGTGATATGGCTCGCGCGGTATTTTGAAGAACGTCGCAACGGAAACGGCGTGTTCGATTCAATTAAAACGACGCACCTAACTAGCTGGAAGGCCACACTGGTTGCGTCGTTCGCCGCAGCTTTCGCCTATGGATCGCTCGTTATCACGGAGTTTCAGGGCTTTCGAGATTTTGGCATCATCGGTGGCATTGGCATGTTACTTGGCTGGTTGGGCTCGATGACCATTCTGCCGGTGCTGACTGCCCTTTACGAGCGAATGCGGCCGATGCCCAAAGAGTCGATTCCCGTTGCCGAGCAGACCACCATTTACGGGACGATCTTTAGTAAACTTGCGTTTGCTGCTCCGCGTGCTGTCGTAACCACGTCGTTGCTGCTTACAGCCATTGGGGTCACGGCCATTGTGGTCGCCATCGTCAGAGATCCGATCGAATACAATTTTAGGAAGTTAAGCTCTCGGCGTGAAGGGGCATCACGCGCTGCGGAGTTGATGAAGAGGGTGAAAGAAACCGTTGGACAGGCCGGAGCGGGCAATGGCATCGCGATGTGGATTCCAAACCGCTCTGAAGTTGCCGAGACAAAGGCACGGCTTGAAGCCCGCAGAGATAACCGAAATGCACCGATAGGTAATGTCAGAAGCATCGACGACCTTCTCCCCGAGCATCAGCCCGCGAAGATTGCGTTGCTTGGCGAAATTAGGGAGCAGTTGCTGGAGATCCGCTCTTTCGCGACAGACGAGCAGAAAGCAAAAATCGATGCGCATTTGCCGCCGGAATCGGTACAACTTTTAACAGAGGACGCCCTACCGGCCCAAAGTGTCCGCTTGTTCACCGAGCGGGATGGTACGCGGGGGCGTATTCTATTCATCGAACAGGATCCTGACCGCAACACTTGGGATGGACGCTATCTAGTTGAGTGGTCCAATGAACTTCGCACTGTGCGTATGAAAGACGGATCAACGCCGGCACTCGCTGGGCGTGCCCCGGTTTTCGCCGACATTTTGGAGGCTGTGTGGGTTGACGGGCCAAAGGCTGTAACCGCGTCATTTATCATAACACTGTGTCTCGTAATTTTTGGATTTCGAGCGCGGCGCGAGCGTTGGCTTACCATGCTGTCACTGTTGGTGGGCATCACTTGGATGGCTGGAACGCTGGCACTGATGGGCATGAAACTAAACTTTCTCAATTTCGTCGCATTTCCTATCACGTTCGGAACCGGCGTTGATTATGGCGTCAACCTGGTCAAGCGATTTTCCGCTGAAACAAAAGCTGGATTAACCGACATGCGCGCCATTCGCGTTGCTGTAAAGCAATCAGGTGGAGCCGTAACCCTGTGTTCACTGACTACTATGATTGGCTACTCTTCACTTTTTACAAGTGCAAATCAGGCATTGAGATCTTTTGGCGCGGCGATGACTATCAGCGAAATCACCTGCCTCCTCTCTGCAGGCATAGTCTTGCCAGCATGGATTGCCATGCGGGGAGATAAGCGACCGCGTGTCGCCTCGAAGACGAACATGCGCAGATCGAATCACAAACACAGCACAGCCCATTGA